In Bremerella cremea, one DNA window encodes the following:
- a CDS encoding PPC domain-containing protein — MKRFHLLGLAWIVNTLIAAATFAAEPNLQRIEPPGLQRGTEIEVILRGDRIDDAQEVMFYEPGVTMKSLEKVDAKQAKMVLAVAPDCRLGQHALRLRTASGISDVNLFYVGALPEVNEKEPNNDFKEPQPIELGTTVNGVVQNEDVDYFVVEAKKGQRISAELAGLRLGRTFFDPYLAILNEQRFELAKSDDEPLVYQDCVCSLIAPEDGKYIIQVRESSYGGNGNCVYRLSVGDFPRPLGVTPTGGKPGEEIELTWLGDAAGPHTAKVKLPETPGEFLYYPEDEHGIAPSPNRLFVSDLPATFEVEPNANRDQATAMAAPGVATGVIGEKGDEDYFKFPAKKDQEYDIRVYAREGIRSYLDPVINVFQGSDGKHIQGNDDSNGNIDSYLRIKAPEDGDLVIRVRDHLNSGSPLNVYRVEVSQRTPALTVEVPEVRQYVARTVSIPQGNSMAILLSARRENFGGDLNFSFEDLPEGVEVTTFPMAANTNVLPVLLTAKPEAQLDGKLVDAVARPTNEDLKIEGHVKQRSLLVRGQNNRDMWGHDAARLAVAVTEKVPFKLEIVQPKVPLVRDGSMQLKVVATREEGFDGEIRIRLLNDPPGIGASRSIKIEKGQNEALIPMTANGGAQVGTHKICVLGSAGYKAGSVEVATPFADLVVEDRLVDFAFNKAAVEQGQETKVVVGLSPKRDFPGEATVQLLGLPAGTTAEPVKVTKDAEEAVFDVKVAKDAKDGKHASIVARITVTQNEEPIIQTNGNIELRIDKPLPPKVASAAPPKAEAKKEAPKPAPEKPLSRLEQLRLAKQQGN; from the coding sequence ATGAAACGCTTCCATCTTCTTGGTCTGGCTTGGATCGTCAACACGTTGATCGCTGCCGCCACTTTTGCTGCCGAACCCAATTTGCAGCGGATCGAGCCGCCAGGGCTTCAGCGTGGTACGGAAATCGAAGTTATCCTTCGCGGTGATCGAATTGACGATGCCCAGGAGGTAATGTTCTACGAACCAGGCGTGACGATGAAGTCGCTCGAGAAAGTCGACGCCAAACAAGCCAAGATGGTTCTGGCCGTGGCCCCGGATTGCCGTTTAGGGCAACATGCGTTGCGTTTGCGAACGGCCTCTGGGATTAGCGATGTTAACCTGTTCTATGTGGGCGCCCTGCCTGAGGTGAACGAGAAGGAACCCAATAACGATTTCAAAGAACCGCAGCCCATCGAGTTGGGTACCACGGTCAACGGCGTCGTACAGAATGAAGATGTAGACTACTTCGTCGTCGAAGCTAAGAAGGGGCAGCGGATTTCAGCAGAGCTTGCCGGGCTACGTTTAGGGCGAACGTTCTTCGATCCTTATCTGGCTATTTTGAACGAACAGCGTTTTGAACTCGCCAAGAGCGATGACGAACCGCTCGTCTATCAAGATTGCGTCTGCTCGTTGATTGCTCCGGAAGATGGAAAGTACATCATTCAAGTCCGCGAAAGCAGCTACGGCGGCAACGGCAACTGTGTCTATCGCTTGAGCGTGGGGGACTTTCCACGGCCACTGGGTGTCACTCCGACTGGCGGTAAGCCAGGCGAAGAGATCGAACTGACCTGGCTCGGTGATGCTGCCGGCCCGCATACTGCTAAGGTCAAGCTGCCGGAAACGCCAGGTGAGTTTCTTTATTACCCAGAGGACGAACACGGCATTGCTCCTTCGCCGAATCGGTTGTTTGTTTCCGATCTGCCAGCAACGTTTGAAGTTGAACCGAACGCGAATCGCGATCAGGCCACGGCCATGGCAGCACCAGGCGTGGCGACCGGTGTGATCGGTGAAAAAGGGGACGAAGACTACTTCAAGTTCCCAGCGAAGAAAGACCAGGAATATGACATCCGTGTTTATGCTCGCGAAGGCATTCGTTCCTATCTCGATCCGGTCATCAATGTTTTTCAAGGGTCGGATGGCAAGCATATCCAAGGCAACGACGACTCGAATGGCAATATCGATTCCTACCTGCGAATCAAAGCTCCTGAAGATGGCGACCTTGTGATTCGTGTTCGTGATCACCTCAACTCTGGCAGCCCATTGAATGTCTATCGAGTGGAAGTCTCGCAGAGAACGCCTGCTCTGACGGTTGAGGTTCCCGAAGTACGGCAGTATGTCGCCCGCACCGTTAGTATTCCGCAAGGCAATAGCATGGCGATCCTGCTTTCGGCCCGCCGAGAGAACTTTGGTGGCGATTTGAATTTTAGCTTCGAGGATCTCCCTGAAGGTGTCGAAGTTACCACTTTCCCGATGGCCGCCAACACAAACGTTTTGCCAGTACTTCTGACAGCGAAGCCTGAGGCACAACTGGACGGCAAGCTAGTGGATGCGGTTGCCCGGCCGACAAACGAAGACTTGAAGATCGAAGGGCACGTGAAACAGCGAAGCTTGTTGGTGCGTGGCCAGAACAACCGAGATATGTGGGGGCATGATGCCGCTCGCTTGGCCGTCGCAGTCACCGAGAAGGTACCTTTCAAGCTGGAAATCGTTCAGCCTAAGGTGCCCCTCGTGCGGGATGGTTCGATGCAGTTGAAGGTGGTGGCGACCCGCGAAGAAGGTTTTGACGGCGAGATTCGTATTCGTCTGCTAAACGATCCGCCAGGCATTGGGGCGTCGCGCTCGATCAAGATCGAAAAAGGTCAGAACGAAGCGTTGATCCCGATGACCGCCAACGGCGGTGCCCAAGTCGGCACCCATAAAATCTGTGTCCTGGGCTCTGCTGGCTACAAAGCTGGCAGCGTGGAAGTGGCGACTCCTTTTGCGGACTTGGTGGTCGAAGATCGCCTCGTCGATTTTGCCTTCAATAAAGCTGCCGTCGAACAAGGTCAGGAAACCAAGGTGGTGGTCGGCTTGAGCCCGAAACGAGATTTCCCTGGCGAAGCTACCGTGCAACTGCTGGGACTACCAGCCGGAACCACAGCAGAGCCGGTGAAGGTCACCAAGGATGCCGAAGAGGCCGTCTTCGACGTCAAGGTAGCCAAAGATGCCAAGGATGGTAAGCACGCCTCGATTGTTGCTCGGATTACCGTCACGCAAAACGAAGAACCAATTATTCAAACCAACGGCAACATCGAACTACGGATTGATAAGCCGCTGCCACCGAAAGTGGCCTCCGCCGCGCCTCCGAAAGCAGAAGCAAAGAAGGAAGCTCCCAAGCCGGCTCCGGAAAAACCGCTGTCTCGGTTAGAGCAGTTGCGACTTGCCAAGCAGCAGGGCAACTAA
- a CDS encoding DUF1549 and DUF1553 domain-containing protein, translating into MKQYGIAQWMISGLLLCLTASTAQAESSIREINVYPASIELLTSRDSQRFIVVATRDDDVTLDVTAQATVTLADESKVKREGNLILPAADGETKLSVEYGGHKVEVPVTVGKASEDRPVSFHLDVMSVFMRAGCNTGSCHGAARGKDGFRLSLFGFDPKGDYFRTTREQATRRINLANPESSLLIEKAIGAVPHTGGKLFDKDSEYYATMLRWLETGAKQDEGEVPRCENIEIYPPKAVLEGEGAQQSFIVKAYYSNGTTRDVTNLAVFMSNNDNSAPIDANGLCTASKRGEAFVMARFGTHTVGSQVIVLPKDLQYEKPQIAGNYIDELVGAKLHKLRIVPSEVCTDEEYLRRVTVDITGKLPTEEEYQVFMADSSEDKRAKLVDRLLERKEFSEIWAMRWAELLMIKSTNDVSPKSAFLYYSWLTEQISNDVPLDQMVREILTASGGTFSNPATNYYEIERDTLKTAENVAQVFMGLRTQCAQCHNHPFDRWTMDDYYGFAAFFSQIGRKNTEDYRERIIYDRRSGDVRHLVDNRVMEPKFLGDVTPDMKGRDRREVLAEWLTAPENPYFASSVANRVWASFFGVGIVDPVDDVRVSNPASNPELYKKLGDKLIEYNYDFKKLVRDICASNAYQRTTLPNDSNRTDTKNFAYAQVRRIPAEQLLDCISTATNHDEKFGGLPLGASAVQIADGRTSNYFLTTFGRSQRATVCTCEATTSPTLSQALHMLNGSATQGKISQGKLVEGWLKEGLGEDVIIEKIFIRCLSRKPTAEEREKLLATMKEEENKQRGLEDIFWAVLNSREFMFNH; encoded by the coding sequence GTGAAACAATACGGCATCGCTCAATGGATGATCAGCGGACTGCTGCTGTGCTTGACGGCCTCCACAGCCCAAGCGGAGAGTTCGATTCGTGAAATCAACGTCTATCCCGCTTCGATCGAACTTCTAACAAGTCGCGATTCGCAGCGGTTTATCGTGGTCGCGACGCGGGACGACGACGTTACCTTGGACGTAACCGCCCAGGCCACCGTTACTCTGGCGGATGAAAGCAAGGTGAAACGCGAGGGGAACTTGATTTTGCCTGCTGCCGATGGCGAGACCAAGCTATCCGTGGAATATGGCGGACACAAGGTCGAAGTTCCGGTTACCGTCGGCAAGGCGAGCGAAGACCGCCCGGTCAGTTTCCATCTCGATGTGATGTCGGTCTTTATGCGGGCTGGCTGTAACACCGGGAGCTGTCACGGTGCCGCACGCGGCAAAGATGGCTTCCGACTTTCGTTGTTCGGTTTCGATCCGAAAGGGGATTACTTCCGCACAACACGCGAACAGGCCACCCGTCGTATCAATTTGGCCAATCCCGAATCGAGCTTACTGATCGAAAAGGCGATCGGCGCTGTCCCTCACACCGGCGGTAAACTGTTCGATAAAGACTCGGAATACTACGCGACCATGCTGCGTTGGCTCGAAACAGGAGCCAAGCAGGATGAGGGAGAAGTGCCTCGCTGCGAAAATATTGAGATCTACCCACCCAAGGCTGTCTTGGAAGGGGAAGGGGCACAGCAATCGTTCATTGTCAAAGCCTACTACTCGAATGGCACCACGCGCGACGTGACGAACTTGGCCGTGTTTATGTCGAACAACGACAATTCGGCCCCGATCGATGCCAATGGACTTTGCACCGCTTCCAAGCGGGGTGAAGCGTTCGTGATGGCTCGCTTTGGTACACACACTGTCGGTAGCCAAGTGATCGTGCTGCCGAAAGACTTGCAGTACGAGAAGCCGCAGATTGCCGGAAACTATATCGACGAACTCGTCGGTGCGAAGCTGCATAAGCTGCGCATCGTGCCGAGCGAAGTTTGCACCGACGAAGAGTACCTTCGCCGCGTGACGGTCGATATTACCGGTAAGTTGCCGACCGAAGAAGAGTATCAAGTTTTCATGGCCGACAGTTCGGAAGACAAGCGAGCTAAGCTGGTCGACCGCTTGCTGGAGCGAAAAGAGTTCTCCGAAATTTGGGCGATGCGTTGGGCCGAACTGCTGATGATCAAAAGCACCAACGATGTGAGCCCGAAGTCAGCCTTTTTGTATTACAGCTGGTTGACCGAGCAGATCTCGAACGACGTTCCGCTTGATCAAATGGTGCGTGAAATCTTGACCGCGTCGGGAGGTACGTTTAGTAATCCGGCGACGAACTACTACGAGATTGAACGTGATACGCTTAAGACTGCCGAGAATGTTGCTCAAGTTTTCATGGGGCTGCGAACTCAGTGTGCCCAGTGTCACAACCATCCGTTCGATCGTTGGACAATGGACGATTACTACGGCTTTGCGGCGTTCTTCTCGCAGATTGGTCGTAAGAACACCGAAGATTACCGCGAACGAATTATCTACGATCGACGCAGCGGCGATGTCCGGCATTTGGTCGATAACCGGGTGATGGAGCCGAAGTTCCTTGGCGATGTTACCCCAGACATGAAGGGCCGCGACCGCCGCGAAGTGTTGGCCGAATGGTTGACCGCGCCCGAGAACCCTTATTTCGCTTCCAGCGTCGCCAACCGGGTGTGGGCCAGCTTCTTTGGCGTTGGGATTGTCGACCCGGTCGACGATGTCCGCGTGAGCAATCCGGCTAGTAACCCTGAGTTGTACAAGAAGCTAGGGGATAAGCTGATCGAATATAACTACGACTTCAAAAAGCTCGTCCGGGACATTTGTGCTTCAAACGCGTATCAGCGAACGACACTTCCCAACGATAGCAACCGTACCGATACCAAAAACTTCGCCTACGCCCAGGTTCGTCGAATCCCGGCAGAGCAACTTCTCGATTGCATTAGTACGGCGACCAATCATGATGAAAAGTTCGGGGGTCTGCCTCTAGGGGCAAGTGCCGTGCAAATTGCCGATGGTCGGACCTCGAATTACTTTCTAACCACTTTTGGCCGTAGTCAGCGCGCAACGGTTTGTACCTGCGAAGCAACCACTTCCCCTACCTTGTCGCAGGCCCTGCACATGCTCAACGGGTCGGCTACGCAAGGGAAGATTTCGCAAGGTAAGCTTGTCGAAGGCTGGCTTAAAGAAGGTTTAGGCGAGGATGTGATTATCGAAAAGATCTTCATCCGTTGTCTCAGCCGTAAGCCAACTGCCGAAGAACGCGAGAAGCTTTTAGCGACGATGAAGGAAGAAGAAAACAAACAGCGCGGGCTAGAAGATATCTTCTGGGCGGTGCTGAACTCGCGCGAGTTCATGTTTAATCACTAA
- a CDS encoding c-type cytochrome domain-containing protein, translated as MRYCLPFILLFGLTTFAFAADDAKPAGDGAEKITFDDHVRAIFREHCFTCHNQNDAKGGLNLESYGATMEGGASGEVVIEQDLESSRLFALISGAETPKMPPGSDLIAKEKQDIIQKWIEMGALENSGSKAKKKKSSGLAMSGPVNTGKPEGPAAMPESLWKQPVMKLDGSGAITAMAHSPWAPLVAIAGQQQIALYNTDTLKLLGVIPYPQGIPYILRFSRNGELLMAGGGRGGYSGSVTLFDVKTGKPIVTVGDEYDVVLAADVTPDHSQIALGGPQRLIRIYSTADGSLLYEVKKHTDWVTALAYSPDGVLLASGDRSNGLFVWEADTAREYLNLQGHKAGINAVSWRSDSNVLASAGADNDVKLWEMVEGKNIKSFGAHGGGAEWISYTHDGRMVTAGRDNVAKVWSADGKELKKTPGFADMTLRSVFNHDGTKIVVGDWTGEIRVYNVEDMKELGKLRAVTPTYEQLIASLQTEIGAFDKNAADTGAAAAAAKQAWDNHLAAIEKTKQSSTSTQTALEAANAQAEATKKIVADAEAKLNQHKQEFAATDAETKKWAAEIAQAEQSLSQVSAKLATYGKQIEEKSSVMVALKGAQAEHQKQLDELKSGTAPKEQAQQAAAKKVADLDAKIAEATKQKEEAADDQKESKQKEIDTLSQERTAAQAEVDRLTAEPKQAVEAVAAKEAELNKDAEMIAAAEAEMKTLEAETAKANQEKASLENALASAQENKKTTDAQKAAAEQAMAAAQKSQQEAAKQLADQQNQLKKYADEMSKLAEQMKKLEEGKANLEKDLNDKSAAAQAAAEKATAAKQELESLKQEQAEFAAYPAKIQAEQQAMLTGLKTQEQLIAEAQAQQAEMEKQMEAKLAEIAKLKEALDKALAEKSAVYAKLSEQKKMVEQGTDEMGTAQAKLEELKRQLELLQNVYQ; from the coding sequence ATGCGATACTGCCTGCCTTTCATCCTTCTGTTCGGTTTGACGACGTTTGCCTTCGCCGCTGACGATGCCAAGCCAGCCGGAGACGGCGCCGAGAAAATCACTTTCGACGATCATGTGCGCGCCATCTTCCGCGAACATTGCTTCACGTGCCACAATCAGAACGACGCCAAAGGTGGTTTGAATCTGGAAAGCTACGGCGCGACGATGGAAGGGGGTGCGAGTGGTGAAGTCGTGATCGAACAAGATCTGGAAAGCTCTCGGTTGTTCGCCTTGATCAGCGGTGCCGAAACGCCCAAGATGCCGCCCGGTTCCGATTTGATTGCGAAGGAAAAGCAAGACATCATCCAGAAATGGATTGAAATGGGCGCGCTGGAAAACAGCGGCTCGAAAGCCAAGAAGAAGAAAAGCAGCGGCTTGGCCATGAGTGGTCCGGTCAACACCGGCAAGCCGGAAGGGCCTGCCGCGATGCCGGAAAGTTTGTGGAAACAACCGGTGATGAAGCTGGACGGTTCTGGTGCGATTACCGCTATGGCTCACAGTCCTTGGGCTCCGCTGGTGGCAATCGCCGGGCAGCAGCAGATTGCTCTTTATAATACCGACACGCTCAAGCTGTTAGGTGTTATTCCTTATCCGCAAGGGATTCCCTATATCCTTCGCTTTAGCCGTAACGGCGAATTGCTGATGGCTGGCGGGGGACGAGGTGGCTACTCTGGTAGTGTCACCCTGTTCGACGTGAAAACGGGCAAGCCGATCGTGACCGTAGGTGACGAATACGACGTCGTCTTGGCCGCCGATGTGACGCCAGATCATTCGCAAATTGCCCTCGGTGGTCCGCAGCGGTTGATTCGTATTTACTCAACCGCCGACGGTTCGCTGCTGTATGAAGTGAAGAAACATACCGATTGGGTGACAGCACTTGCCTACAGCCCCGATGGTGTATTACTGGCCTCCGGTGATCGCTCGAATGGACTTTTCGTGTGGGAAGCCGATACCGCTCGCGAATACCTTAACTTGCAAGGTCACAAAGCAGGCATCAATGCCGTCAGCTGGCGGTCGGACTCGAACGTCTTGGCTTCGGCTGGGGCCGATAACGATGTCAAGCTATGGGAAATGGTCGAAGGAAAGAACATTAAGTCGTTCGGTGCCCATGGGGGCGGAGCCGAATGGATTAGTTATACCCACGACGGCCGGATGGTGACGGCAGGACGAGACAATGTTGCCAAGGTCTGGTCTGCCGACGGTAAAGAGTTGAAGAAGACCCCTGGTTTCGCAGATATGACACTTCGATCGGTCTTTAATCACGATGGTACGAAGATCGTTGTCGGCGATTGGACAGGCGAGATTCGCGTTTACAACGTCGAAGACATGAAAGAGCTCGGCAAGCTCAGAGCGGTTACTCCGACTTACGAGCAATTGATTGCCTCGTTGCAAACAGAAATCGGTGCCTTTGATAAGAATGCTGCCGACACCGGTGCTGCCGCTGCGGCTGCGAAGCAGGCATGGGACAACCACCTCGCTGCGATCGAAAAGACAAAGCAAAGCTCGACTAGCACGCAAACGGCCCTTGAGGCAGCCAATGCCCAGGCAGAAGCAACGAAGAAGATCGTCGCGGATGCAGAGGCCAAGCTGAACCAGCACAAGCAAGAATTTGCCGCCACGGATGCCGAGACGAAAAAGTGGGCCGCCGAGATCGCCCAGGCCGAGCAGTCGCTAAGCCAGGTCAGCGCCAAGCTGGCCACTTATGGCAAGCAGATCGAAGAGAAAAGCTCGGTGATGGTGGCCCTTAAGGGAGCCCAGGCAGAGCATCAAAAGCAGCTCGACGAGCTGAAGAGCGGCACGGCGCCGAAAGAGCAAGCTCAGCAAGCCGCCGCAAAGAAAGTGGCCGATCTAGACGCCAAGATTGCGGAAGCGACTAAGCAGAAGGAAGAAGCGGCCGACGATCAGAAGGAATCGAAGCAAAAGGAAATCGATACCCTCAGCCAAGAGCGGACTGCGGCCCAGGCCGAGGTCGATAGGCTGACCGCCGAACCCAAGCAAGCTGTTGAAGCGGTTGCCGCCAAAGAGGCAGAACTTAATAAAGACGCCGAAATGATAGCGGCAGCAGAAGCAGAAATGAAAACGCTGGAAGCGGAAACGGCCAAGGCCAACCAAGAGAAGGCCAGCCTCGAAAACGCGTTGGCTTCCGCTCAGGAAAATAAGAAAACGACCGATGCTCAAAAGGCTGCGGCAGAGCAAGCCATGGCAGCGGCTCAAAAGTCTCAACAAGAGGCCGCCAAGCAATTGGCCGACCAGCAAAATCAGCTCAAGAAGTACGCAGACGAAATGAGCAAGCTGGCTGAGCAGATGAAGAAGCTGGAAGAGGGCAAGGCAAACCTCGAGAAGGACCTTAACGATAAATCAGCAGCCGCCCAGGCTGCTGCCGAGAAGGCCACTGCTGCCAAGCAAGAACTGGAATCGCTCAAGCAAGAGCAAGCCGAGTTCGCGGCTTACCCAGCCAAGATTCAAGCCGAACAGCAAGCGATGCTCACCGGCCTCAAAACCCAAGAGCAGCTCATCGCCGAAGCTCAGGCCCAGCAAGCCGAAATGGAAAAGCAAATGGAAGCCAAGCTGGCTGAGATCGCGAAGCTGAAAGAGGCTTTAGACAAGGCGTTGGCAGAAAAGTCCGCCGTCTATGCCAAGCTCAGCGAGCAGAAGAAAATGGTCGAGCAAGGCACCGACGAAATGGGCACCGCTCAGGCCAAGCTGGAAGAACTCAAGCGACAACTCGAGTTGCTGCAGAACGTTTACCAGTAA
- the cysK gene encoding cysteine synthase A, whose product MPRNKTFNDACQAIGDTPMIHINRIVPQGGGEVFAKCEWFNPLNSVKDRIGYAMIADGEKRGVVTKDTHIIEPTSGNTGIALAFVCAAKGYKLTLTMPESMSLERRALLRGMGANLVLTPAAEGMKGAISTAAQMVANEEGAWMPGQFENPANPAIHEATTGPEIWEDMGGKVDAVVAGVGTGGTITGVARFIKSKNPDFKAIAVEPKNSPVISGGQPGKHRIQGIGAGFIPKNLDTSIIDETIQVDDEDSFEYARMLAKEEGLVAGISSGAAIWAAAQVAARPEMKGKRIAVILASVGERYLSTPLFGGLEG is encoded by the coding sequence ATGCCCCGCAATAAGACGTTTAACGATGCATGCCAAGCCATTGGCGATACCCCGATGATACATATCAATCGGATCGTTCCCCAGGGAGGGGGCGAAGTATTCGCCAAATGTGAATGGTTCAACCCGCTCAACAGCGTGAAAGATCGTATCGGCTACGCGATGATCGCGGACGGAGAGAAACGGGGCGTCGTCACCAAAGATACACACATCATCGAGCCCACCTCCGGTAACACCGGCATCGCCCTGGCATTTGTTTGTGCCGCCAAGGGATACAAGCTGACGCTGACCATGCCCGAATCGATGTCGCTGGAACGTCGCGCCCTTTTGCGGGGCATGGGAGCCAACCTGGTTCTCACGCCAGCAGCTGAAGGAATGAAGGGTGCCATCAGCACGGCAGCACAAATGGTCGCCAATGAAGAAGGTGCCTGGATGCCTGGCCAATTCGAAAACCCGGCCAACCCAGCCATTCACGAAGCGACCACCGGCCCAGAAATTTGGGAAGACATGGGTGGCAAGGTCGATGCCGTAGTCGCTGGGGTAGGCACCGGCGGTACGATTACCGGCGTCGCCCGCTTTATCAAATCGAAGAACCCTGACTTCAAAGCGATCGCCGTCGAGCCGAAGAACTCGCCCGTGATCAGCGGCGGCCAGCCTGGCAAGCACCGCATTCAAGGGATTGGCGCTGGCTTCATTCCTAAGAATCTCGACACTTCGATCATTGACGAAACGATTCAAGTCGACGACGAAGATTCCTTTGAATACGCCCGAATGTTGGCCAAGGAAGAAGGCCTGGTCGCTGGTATCAGCAGCGGCGCCGCCATCTGGGCAGCAGCCCAAGTAGCGGCTCGCCCCGAGATGAAGGGCAAGCGAATCGCGGTCATTCTGGCCAGCGTGGGCGAACGCTATCTCTCGACGCCGCTGTTCGGTGGCCTGGAAGGTTAG
- a CDS encoding cupin domain-containing protein, whose amino-acid sequence MDIVNLNQTAPFTTKDGSEIRELLAHRNSCIQNQSLAEARLPVGASTTAHYHPKTEEIYYITHGQGRMQIGEELREVNVGDAIAIPPGLVHQITNTGTEPLRLLCCCAPAYEHEDTVLVDL is encoded by the coding sequence ATGGATATTGTCAATTTGAACCAGACCGCTCCGTTTACCACCAAAGATGGTTCCGAGATTCGCGAATTGCTGGCCCATCGCAATTCGTGCATCCAAAATCAGAGCTTAGCCGAGGCACGCTTGCCGGTCGGAGCCAGCACAACTGCTCACTACCACCCCAAAACCGAAGAAATTTATTACATCACGCACGGGCAAGGAAGAATGCAAATTGGTGAGGAACTGCGCGAAGTGAACGTGGGAGACGCGATTGCCATTCCGCCAGGTCTGGTTCATCAAATCACCAATACCGGCACCGAGCCACTGCGTTTGTTGTGCTGCTGTGCCCCGGCCTACGAACATGAAGACACCGTCTTGGTGGATCTCTAG
- a CDS encoding CbiX/SirB N-terminal domain-containing protein, which translates to MHKTTDGDTKLGIVIVDHGSRRAESNDLLLEVVEQFRQASGYPIVEPAHMELAEPSIAAAFARCVEQGASKIIVHPYFLSPGRHWHEDIPHLAEEASANLANVPFQVTHPLGPHPLMLKIIQDRIEDCLDN; encoded by the coding sequence ATGCACAAAACCACAGATGGTGACACCAAGCTGGGTATCGTGATCGTCGATCATGGTTCGCGACGCGCGGAAAGCAACGACCTGCTACTGGAAGTCGTCGAACAATTTCGTCAGGCAAGTGGCTATCCGATTGTGGAACCGGCTCACATGGAACTAGCCGAACCGAGCATTGCTGCTGCGTTTGCCCGCTGTGTCGAGCAAGGCGCCAGCAAGATCATCGTTCATCCCTATTTTCTTTCTCCTGGTCGACATTGGCACGAAGACATCCCCCATTTGGCCGAAGAAGCCTCAGCCAATCTTGCTAACGTTCCCTTCCAGGTAACCCATCCCCTAGGGCCGCATCCTTTGATGTTGAAGATCATTCAAGATCGCATCGAAGATTGCCTGGATAACTAA
- a CDS encoding AEC family transporter, producing the protein MQVITIVSITAAVFTVMGIGAAARSLNWLSREADAGILKLSIRVLMPCFIFEKVVGNPVFNKASNVYMPPVWGFLAVAVGCLIAYSYARGSGTRLGFNTSDKIHSFAICIGIFNYGFIPIPLISEIFGERALGVLFLHNVGVELGIWTIGVSLASGGLTKGWWKNVLNPPSITIVISLIINGMAWDKLVPEFISQITGILADAAIPVMMLLIGATFYDQIFHAKVEGDRSSPWPVYISAVMLRLLALPILFLLAALCLPISVELKQVVAIQAAMPAAVFPVVLTKHYGGDARTALRVVIATTVVGFVTIPLWISTGISWLGLENTVLEQTPKEATVGPKLEPVEAMRIAGISVRTSNRKEMAPETGQIPLLYQKYEADQIDQLIPSPVNTKQRIAVYADYESDQSGKFTILLGRQVPADAEIPDQLDKVRIHRGNYLHFTGEGEMPAVVPQTWEKIWNYFAESTSHTRTYEADFEIYDEASPNRVDIFIAVE; encoded by the coding sequence ATGCAAGTCATTACGATTGTAAGTATCACGGCTGCGGTTTTCACCGTGATGGGGATCGGCGCGGCTGCCCGGTCGCTGAATTGGCTCTCGCGAGAGGCCGATGCGGGTATCTTGAAGCTGTCGATTCGGGTGTTGATGCCGTGCTTCATCTTTGAAAAAGTGGTCGGCAACCCGGTCTTTAACAAGGCCAGCAATGTCTATATGCCGCCGGTGTGGGGATTCCTGGCCGTCGCCGTAGGCTGTTTGATTGCGTACAGCTACGCGCGAGGCAGTGGCACACGGCTGGGGTTCAATACTTCGGACAAGATCCATTCGTTTGCCATTTGCATCGGCATCTTCAATTACGGCTTCATCCCTATTCCGCTGATTTCGGAGATCTTCGGCGAGCGGGCCCTGGGTGTGCTTTTTTTGCATAATGTGGGGGTCGAACTGGGGATTTGGACGATTGGTGTTAGCCTGGCCAGTGGTGGGCTGACCAAGGGATGGTGGAAGAACGTTTTGAACCCACCTAGCATTACCATTGTGATTTCGCTGATTATTAACGGGATGGCCTGGGATAAGCTGGTCCCAGAGTTCATTTCGCAAATCACGGGAATCTTAGCCGACGCGGCAATTCCGGTGATGATGCTGCTGATTGGGGCGACATTTTACGATCAAATCTTTCATGCGAAGGTCGAGGGAGATCGTAGTAGCCCCTGGCCAGTGTATATTTCGGCGGTGATGCTGCGACTGCTGGCATTGCCGATTCTCTTTTTGCTGGCAGCGTTGTGTTTGCCGATCTCGGTGGAATTGAAACAAGTTGTCGCGATTCAGGCCGCCATGCCAGCGGCCGTGTTCCCGGTTGTTTTAACAAAGCATTATGGTGGCGATGCTCGAACGGCTTTGCGGGTGGTGATTGCCACGACGGTCGTTGGATTTGTTACAATTCCTTTGTGGATCTCGACAGGTATTTCGTGGCTTGGGCTCGAAAATACCGTACTTGAGCAAACACCCAAGGAGGCAACCGTGGGACCAAAGTTAGAGCCGGTTGAGGCAATGCGCATCGCAGGCATTTCCGTACGTACTTCCAACCGCAAGGAAATGGCTCCGGAAACAGGGCAGATTCCGTTGCTCTATCAAAAATATGAAGCGGACCAGATCGATCAGTTGATTCCCAGCCCGGTGAACACCAAGCAGCGGATTGCTGTTTATGCCGATTACGAATCGGATCAATCGGGCAAATTCACGATTTTGCTGGGCCGACAAGTGCCTGCCGACGCGGAAATTCCTGATCAACTCGATAAAGTCCGCATCCACCGAGGCAACTATCTGCACTTCACCGGAGAAGGGGAGATGCCTGCTGTGGTTCCCCAGACCTGGGAGAAAATCTGGAACTACTTCGCGGAAAGCACCAGCCATACTCGGACGTACGAGGCTGACTTCGAAATTTACGACGAAGCCAGCCCGAACCGGGTCGACATCTTTATTGCGGTGGAGTGA